The Cyclobacteriaceae bacterium genome includes a region encoding these proteins:
- a CDS encoding carboxypeptidase regulatory-like domain-containing protein, which translates to MKKHTSIILIILFAALAAQAQIIKTSLTLTIRDELGNAVEGATVSIFENQEDYTAEKNAAETGTTDAKGVIRFKNLKGIAYYVLARKGDKDNAGGGEQTGKLEEKKFNKATIVIQ; encoded by the coding sequence ATGAAAAAGCATACATCCATTATCCTGATTATTCTGTTTGCTGCCCTGGCGGCACAGGCTCAGATCATTAAGACCTCTCTCACGCTTACCATCCGTGATGAACTTGGAAATGCAGTAGAGGGCGCTACCGTTTCTATTTTCGAGAATCAGGAGGACTATACTGCTGAAAAGAATGCTGCCGAGACAGGAACAACCGATGCTAAAGGAGTCATACGCTTCAAGAACCTGAAAGGAATTGCCTATTATGTTTTAGCCCGCAAAGGAGATAAGGACAATGCAGGTGGCGGCGAGCAGACTGGCAAGCTTGAAGAAAAGAAATTCAACAAGGCGACAATCGTTATTCAGTAA
- a CDS encoding NUDIX hydrolase, whose amino-acid sequence MGRDKVIEDIKSYSGADAKEEDFKKRFLILLEHPHAFERTHLPGHITGSAFIISEDHTQTLLVHHAKLNRWLQPGGHADGDTDVARVAMREANEETGLIHLTLSSPRIFDIDIHPIPQRKDFGAHDHYDIRYLVTGSMDEKIIVSEESHDVKWVKLSELENYTNESSVLRMRDKVSNS is encoded by the coding sequence ATGGGCCGGGATAAAGTTATCGAGGATATTAAAAGTTATTCCGGAGCAGATGCAAAAGAGGAGGATTTCAAGAAGAGATTTTTAATACTGCTGGAGCATCCGCATGCATTTGAAAGAACGCATCTGCCAGGACATATCACCGGTTCTGCCTTTATCATTTCAGAAGATCATACACAAACTTTATTGGTTCATCATGCCAAGCTCAATCGCTGGCTTCAACCGGGAGGTCATGCAGATGGCGATACGGATGTCGCCCGTGTTGCCATGCGGGAAGCCAATGAAGAAACAGGACTGATTCACCTTACGCTCAGCTCTCCCAGGATCTTTGATATTGATATTCATCCCATTCCTCAACGGAAAGATTTCGGAGCGCATGATCACTATGATATCCGCTACCTGGTAACGGGTTCAATGGATGAAAAGATCATTGTCAGCGAAGAGTCGCATGATGTAAAATGGGTGAAGCTTTCAGAACTTGAAAACTACACGAATGAATCGTCCGTCCTGAGAATGAGGGATAAGGTGAGCAATTCATGA
- a CDS encoding threonylcarbamoyl-AMP synthase, translating into MAIIGKDIQYAATLLKEGSLVAIPTETVYGLAANALDAEAVTKIFSAKQRPHFDPLIVHVSSFEKVSDYVSEIYPHAIKLAKEFWPGPLTILLPKKSIIPDLVTSGLDRVGVRCPDHPLTLSLLQQLTFPVAAPSANPFGYVSPTSAQHVQDQLGEKIPYILDGGNCKVGIESTIIGWENDQPVLYRLGGISQEAIEKITGPVKRIMHSTSQPQAPGQLTSHYAPGKKFLLGNIESLMKENAGKKAGVLSFGKGNIQNDYHLNLSENGNLEEAARNLFSMLRKFDSMNVDLVIAEEVPEEGLGKAINDRLRRAAATPQ; encoded by the coding sequence ATGGCCATTATCGGGAAGGATATTCAATACGCAGCTACCCTCCTGAAGGAAGGAAGTCTGGTTGCTATTCCTACTGAGACTGTCTATGGCCTCGCAGCCAATGCTTTGGATGCAGAGGCGGTGACAAAAATTTTCTCCGCCAAGCAACGTCCGCATTTTGATCCGCTGATCGTCCATGTTTCTTCTTTTGAAAAGGTTTCTGATTATGTCTCCGAGATTTATCCCCATGCTATCAAACTTGCTAAGGAGTTTTGGCCAGGACCGTTAACAATCCTGTTACCTAAAAAAAGTATCATTCCTGATCTCGTCACATCAGGACTCGATCGCGTCGGAGTAAGATGCCCTGATCATCCGTTAACATTATCATTGTTACAGCAACTGACTTTCCCTGTAGCTGCTCCCAGTGCAAACCCATTCGGATATGTAAGTCCGACCAGCGCGCAACACGTACAGGATCAGCTTGGTGAAAAGATACCGTACATTCTGGATGGCGGTAATTGCAAAGTCGGTATTGAGTCTACCATCATTGGATGGGAAAACGATCAGCCTGTGCTTTATCGTTTGGGAGGAATCAGCCAGGAAGCCATTGAGAAAATAACAGGACCTGTAAAGAGAATCATGCATTCCACATCGCAACCTCAGGCACCCGGTCAGCTGACAAGTCATTACGCTCCGGGGAAAAAATTCCTGTTGGGAAATATTGAATCACTCATGAAAGAAAATGCCGGCAAAAAGGCTGGAGTTCTTTCATTTGGAAAAGGGAATATCCAAAACGACTATCATTTGAATCTTTCTGAAAATGGTAATCTGGAAGAAGCAGCGCGAAATCTTTTTTCGATGCTGAGAAAATTTGACTCAATGAATGTTGATCTGGTGATTGCAGAGGAAGTTCCGGAAGAAGGTCTTGGAAAAGCTATCAATGACCGGTTGAGAAGAGCGGCCGCTACTCCGCAATAA